From one Triticum urartu cultivar G1812 chromosome 3, Tu2.1, whole genome shotgun sequence genomic stretch:
- the LOC125548832 gene encoding cell division control protein 6 homolog, with protein sequence MPTLRSATLSPAPAATPSPTAATPSPAAAGTTPSSAAKRRMTARRAADSPDSPHFTSPHKSPLAGTGNFGAPKMLSASPKSSRKRLYGDLVPAERPKWNPRDPAQMQAVKEALHVATTPSCGLVCRDDEQRRVFEFCKACVQQERAGSLYVCGCPGTGKTLSISKVKQSVSRWADEMGMETPDDLSINCTNLGNTSDIFGKILEKFQVRKKASGKLSPLQQLQRMFSHKESAPRRMLLVVVDEMDYLITRDRAVLHDLFMLTTHQFSRCILIGIANAIDLADRFLPKLESLNCKPLVITFRAYSKDQISNIINHRLKVLEYDVFEPMAIEFCARKVAAATGDMRKALGVCRSAVEIFESGLQDSSDKGAGVVTFDHMDIALSKAFRPAVVNNILCLPQHQQMVLCALANTFQHSRKKATTLGELNKSYIEICRSTQVPAVGMLEFSNMCMILSDQGYLKLGQSKEDKLRRVMLQIDISDITFAFKGSRFFEKCLEQPKF encoded by the exons ATGCCGACGCTCCGCAGCGCCACGCTGAGCCCTGCCCCGGCGGCCACCCCGTCCCCGACGGCCGCCACCCCCTCCCCGGCGGCCGCCGGCACCACCCCGAGCAGCGCGGCCAAGCGCCGCATGACCGCTCGCCGCGCCGCCGATTCGCCCGATTCGCCCCATTTCACCTCCCCCCACAAGTCCCCGCTCGCCGGCACCGGCAAT TTCGGCGCCCCGAAGATGCTCTCGGCGTCGCCCAAGTCCTCCCGGAAGCGCCTCTACGGCGACCTCGTCCCGGCGGAGAGACCCAAGTGGAACCCAAGAG ATCCGGCGCAGATGCAGGCGGTCAAGGAGGCGCTGCACGTGGCCACGACGCCCTCGTGCGGCCTGGTTTGCAGGGACGATGAGCAAAGGCGCGTGTTCGAATTCTGCAAGGCGTGTGTCCAGCAGGAGAGGGCGGGGAGCCTCTACGTGTGCGGGTGCCCCGGTACAGGGAAGACACTGTCGATCAGCAAGGTCAAGCAGAGCGTGTCGCGATGGGCTGATGAG ATGGGAATGGAGACGCCTGATGATTTGTCAATCAATTGCACGAACCTTGGAAACACATCTGACATTTTTGGCAAG ATACTTGAAAAATTCCAGGTTCGGAAAAAGGCAAGTGGCAAATTGTCACCACTTCAGCAACTGCAGCGTATGTTTTCTCACAAAGAATCTGCTCCAAGGAGGATGCT ATTGGTCGTTGTGGATGAGATGGACTACTTGATAACAAGAGACCGCGCTGTGCTACATGACCTTTTCATGCTTACCACCCACCAGTTCTCGAGATGCATACTGATAG GAATTGCAAATGCAATAGACCTAGCAGATCGGTTTCTTCCAAAGCTTGAATCCTTAAATT GCAAGCCACTTGTTATAACTTTCCGAGCCTATTCCAAGGATCAAATATCCAACATAATTAATCATAGGTTAAAG GTTCTTGAGTATGATGTCTTCGAGCCAATGGCGATAGAATTTTGTGCTAGG AAAGTAGCTGCAGCCACTGGAGACATGAGAAAAGCTCTTGGTGTTTGCAG GAGTGCTGTGGAAATATTTGAATCAGGACTACAAGATTCTTCTGATAAAGGAGCTGGAGTT GTGACATTTGACCATATGGACATTGCCTTGTCGAAGGCTTTCAGGCCAGCAGTAGTAAATAACATACTGTGCCTTCCCCAACACCAACAG ATGGTGCTGTGTGCACTGGCAAATACCTTTCAACATTCCAGGAAAAAGGCTACTACTCTAGGAGAG CTCAACAAATCATACATAGAAATTTGTAGATCGACCCAAGTTCCAGCAGTTGGGATGCTTGAATTTTCTAACATGTGCATGATTTTGAGCGATCAG GGATACTTGAAATTAGGGCAATCCAAAGAAGATAAGCTTAGAAGAGTAATGCTTCAGATTGACATTTCAGATATTACTTTTGCATTTAAG GGTAGCCGATTCTTTGAGAAGTGCCTTGAGCAACCAAAATTTTAG